ATTAATGAATCGAAATGTTAAAAGCAACCAATCTCTTCACGGAGAGAAATGTGCTTCACATAAAAAGCACactcctaaataaaataaaaataatgtgaatACACTAAGAAAGGGTGATGAAGTAAAGAGGTATCATACCACAATCTTTTCATTGAGAGTGTCTCGTTCTTCAAAGGTCTTGTCAAGAGTAATCTTACCAAGCTCACTACGCATAGTGGTCTGGGGCAAGTTGAACGACAGCATAGATGGGATTCTCCAACACCATAAGAGGCAAGCTTAGGATCCCACAATCTGTTGCACAACAATTTGAGTATCAATAATAGTAAATGCATTTGATTAACCCAAAAGGGAAGAGAGAAACGAAAGAGAAGGGGGAAAACCTTGACATAGAGGACGCCGTCAATAAGGATGCTGACATTGTCTTTGGTAATAGCAGATTGATCAGGAATCTGAATAGCCTCTTCCTTCAAAGATGTGAACTTTAGCAATTAGATCGACAAGGGGAATCAAGAAATGGATTCCCAGATGGCAGCGTCTTCAAGTACTTTCCAAATCTCTCTACGACAAACGCTTTCTTCTCCGGCACAATCCGTACCCCCCAATTCACAGGTGGCGTAATCtcataactaattaattataataaattaataaaaaaaaatggaagaaagaCAGGGAGGGAATGGGGAATGAATGTACCTGGTGAAGGGGTCGCGGCCGGTGCGGAGGAGGCGGACGGAGATGGTGGaggagagaggagaggaaaGGCGGTTGTTTTGGGCTAAGTGAAAAGAAGGGGGTTTAAATAAGGGAGAATTGGAGGAGGGAGCGAGGAGGGTTCTGCCTCTGGAAGCGGTGGAAGCCGATAAGGAGGAGAGGTGGTGGGAGGTTCTTACGGCGTTGTTGAGTAATAAAtgactcctcctcctccacattTTTCTGTCTCtctttgttgttgctgttgaaAAACCCTTGGCCTCCTTAATTATCGAACCCTCCCTCACTCTCACACTCTTCACTCTGATCTGCTCTGCTGACCCTCACCCTCTCCCCAAGTCACCCTCTCTCTTTTGGTCCCCCTCTGCCcactcaaataatttattttccgaAGTTGTAATTGACAGTGTGTGGTGGGTGGGTTTTGTTTTAGGCCCGACGTTTTATAATGGgcctgtcttttttttcttttagagttTTTGTTAAAGAATTGAGAAAATCGAGACTAATGTTCTCTgaacatgaaaaacaatgaGAGAACGgcatgatttttataatttctaattttaatttcttgagtTAGAGAGCTTAGATTTATATAAAAGTGAGGTTTTACAATTCATGAATAGTAAGACaatttaatcatatttaatCAGAAAAACAATAGGATTAGAGGATAAAAAGTAATCCAAATTACTTTGATTGTTCGAACCAATTCGGGTAGTAAATTTCTTAAGGTTTCGGAGAAAAGGTAATTCAGAGAGAATTACCTCacatttatttgagataattcatgtaaaattcaaaaacttaagTCATCCAAATTATAGTTCTAATTTATTTGTAAGGTTTTAGAAATAATGAGATTGTAATTTTTCTTAGTAAAAAATTTCTTGAGCCTAGTTTTATTAAtccatatttttaatgaatttcttataaaaaattaatggggCAATGGTAAGAACAGTATTAATTTTGGATtacctgattttttaaaaataaggttTATACGTACTgctaaaaattgataataatatttgcATCTCAGAAGAAACATTTGATCGTAAATCCTCTATTACTTTTTTGTTGCATTAATTACTGCTTGGATCGACACGAAGGTATAGAGCTAAGCAAGTTAGCTAGTAATTTAACTGATAATAATTAAGTATTAAAGTgtgaatcaagaaaaataacatttctAGTTTGAATCTTATCACTTGGATTTCCCAACTTACATATTACATATAATATTACATGTAAGTATGTGATTGATTAAAAATCTCgagttgataatttttttaccgTGATTTAGCTCGCGAAAGTGGTCCCTCACCCGCAGGCTATGTCAGGAGTGAGTCCACGCTATGtatataagaagaagaaaaaacgaaGGTATGGAGCTCTATGTATCCTTATTATTGGTAAAGGTTTATATTTATGTGGAAAAGTGGTTATCTCTTACATGAACTTTGGTGCTCCCTTCAAAAGACTAAAGAGTtttctgtattttcttttttcaatattgCAAAGCTGTACGACATATATATGCAGTTTACAAACAATCTGATCCACCATTCTAGGAGCTATTCTAGGATTAACTATGATAAACTGTTAAAGAATCGAAATGTCAAAGCAACCAATCTCTTCACGGCGAATTGTACTTCACATAAAAAGCGCActcctaaataaataaataatgtgaaTACACTAAGAAATGGTGATTGAAGTAAAGATGCAACAACTGCTGCATGCAttggttctttttttatagATGTAACACCCAAACCTTGCATCAAagctaaccaaaaaaaaaaaacacgcaaaTTAAGTGACTCGAAAATATGCCATGtatcgaataaagctaataataaaaataaaatcaaaacacaacCTTGAAGGAAAACAGAAGCAGTACGAAAGAGGAATCCAATTCTCTGAATCTGCCACTCTAGCGTTCTTCTCATGTCAACCTCCACTTGGTATCTCATAAGGTAGCGAGAATGTTTATTCCAAACTTCACTGCAATAGAGAAacatacaaataattttttttatttaatgaatccGAAAGCGAAAGAAAAGACTAATAAAAGGAAATAGCACAGAAAAAATGGCATAAACTGTTGCACGTAAAACCTTAAGATGTCAAATGCTTGCATAACTTGCCTCGTGTTACTAGCTCCGTTGTTTAGTTTCTTCTTGCACCATTCCTACGAGCATTCTTCTTCGTTCTTCTTGCCTTCAGATTCCATAGATCTTCAACCACTTTCAGAAACCATGCTGGTTTTCTTGTTCTGAACACAACGTATCCCATTGTGACTCCAAACACAAACCCACTTCCATACCCTATTACCacagctttccatccaaatcCTTCTTCAAAGAATTTTGAATCATCTCCATCGTGAAAGTCTGATGGCTGCAATGGTGGTGCCTCGTCACTATTGCATTCTTTTGGCATGGGGAATCCACATAAGTCCAAGTTTCCTTCAAATGAGCTTGCATTGAACGTGCTGAACTGCGTTCCCCCGGGTACGGGCCCCTCAAGCTGGTTATGTGAAAGGTTTATGACTGCAAGAAATGTTAGATGTGCCAACTGTACTGGAATCCTTCCGGTAAGCAAATTCGAAGACAAATCTAATGATTCCAGATTGGTCAACATTCCTAATGATGATTGAATATGGCCTGTAAGGGAATTATGAGAGAGGTTGAGTTGTTGAAGTGCTTTAAGCTTTCCGATCTCCTTTGGAATCTCTCCGGTGAAACTGTTGTTTGACAAATCAAGTATTCTAAGAGTGCTGTGGATTTTCCGGAAATATTGATCAAACCCTTTCCATGTCACTTCTATGTAATAGGCATACTCAAAGTAATTAATTCTTCCCATCATGTAAGATAAATTTTGATCATTGACCATCATTGCTTCAAGACTATTGAAATACCCTGTTGGCAATAGTCCACTCAAATTATTGTTGGAGATGTCTAAAATCCTTAATTTGGAGAAGGAATTATTAGCCATCGGACCACTCACAAAACCCTGGAGCTTATTGGACTTTAGGACAAGAACATGTAGCTCTGGAAGCATTTCAAGGAAATAGGGAAATGTATCCTCAATCTTATTATtgccaagatcaagaacttgcaAGCATTGTACACAGTTGATGATAGACACAATTGTATTTTCCCTTCCAATTGATTGCCATTGAGGGTGAGATATTCCAAGTTATTCCCTTTTGAAAATGGTGAAAAGATGGTGCCTTGAAGATTATTCATGCCAAGATTCAAAACTGATAGAGAGTTGCTAAAGTTCCCTAAACATTGTGGTATAAAACCACTGAAGTTGTTGTTGGACAAATCAAGGAATAGAAGGAATTTAAGCTtgcaaatagaagaagaaatttcACCTGTTAATTTATTGTTGGAAAGAGCAAGGACTTCCAGGttctcttgtttgaaaattgaactTGGGATTGGACCATGCAAATGGTTGTTTcccaaattaaacaatttaaatgaAAGAGTACTTATTTGAGAAGGGATAGGTCCTACAAGTTGATTAGAAGATAAACCTAATATTTCAAGGCGGGTCAGGTTACCTAAAAAATCTGGAATCCTAcctgaaaaattacaaaaatcaagatttaaaattttaagttgcaCAAGATTTCTAAGTGAGGATGGAATTTGACCACTCAAATTGCTACCTGCAAGGTCTAAACGATAGAGTTGTGTGAGATGACCAATCAGGGTTAGATTTGATCTTATGATATTACATTCTCTAAGAACCAGAACTTCCAACAACTTTAGATTTATGAAGAAGTCATTTTCTAAAGAAACTGAAATTCTCGTAAGAGTAAGAGCCAATAACCGGAGGCCATTACTCGCTTTGGATGAAGGAAAAGAGCCAGTGAGGCCCTTGTTGTTGGACAAATCAAGCACTTCAAGGTTTGGTAGGAGAAAGATGTTACCTGGGAACTTCCCTTTCAATCTACACTCCCAAAGGCCAAGAGCTGACAAGGATGAGGACAGATTCGCCAAGGAATTAGGTGTGACCAAAGACATATTTACACTACCCAAACGGAGATTTCTTAGCttggttaggttttgaataatCTTGTCAAACGAACTTGGTTCTACACTCAAATAGGCATTGAAAGAGAGATCAATTGAaaccaactcagtgagttgCCCAAGATCATCTGGAATTGAACCTGTAAGATTGCTAAATCTAAGATCTAACAGCTGGAGGTGCTTAAATTTTCTCACAGAGGATGGGAATTTTCCTTGCAATCCCACATGAAATAGAAGTGTGAGtgatgacaaagaagaagacaGATTCATCAAGGAATTGGGT
The genomic region above belongs to Populus alba chromosome 12, ASM523922v2, whole genome shotgun sequence and contains:
- the LOC118037814 gene encoding receptor-like protein 9DC3, with protein sequence MGFSPLSLSQFLSSILFLFHFHTTISSSNYSSSSHFCAPDQSLSLLQFKESFSISSSASSEDCQHPKTESWKEGTDCCSWDGVTCDIETGQVTGLDLSCSMLYGTLHPNSTLFSLHHLQNLDLSDNHFNSSHISSRFGQFSNLTHLNLNYSVFAGQVPSEISQLSKLVSLDLSGDLIDYLSLEPISFAKLARNLTQLRELDLSSVDMSLVTPDSLMNLSSSLSSLKLFSCGLQGEFPSSMRKFKHLQQLDLADNNLTGPIPYDLEQLTELVSLALSGNENDYLSLEPFSFDKLVRNRTQLRELELSWVNMSLVAPNSLMNLSSSLSSLKLFSCGLQGEFPSSMRKFKHLQQLDLRKNNLTGSIPDDLGQLTELVSLALSGNENDYLSLEPISFDKLVQNLTQLRELYLRSVNMSLVVPNSLMNLSSSLSSLTLLFHVGLQGKFPSSVRKFKHLQLLDLRFSNLTGSIPDDLGQLTELVSIDLSFNAYLSVEPSSFDKIIQNLTKLRNLRLGSVNMSLVTPNSLANLSSSLSALGLWECRLKGKFPGNIFLLPNLEVLDLSNNKGLTGSFPSSKASNGLRLLALTLTRISVSLENDFFINLKLLEVLVLREFLDLGNNKIEDTFPYFLEMLPELHVLVLKSNKLQGFVSGPMANNSFSKLRILDISNNNLSGLLPTGYFNSLEAMMVNDQNLSYMMGRINYFEYAYYIEVTWKGFDQYFRKIHSTLRILDLSNNSFTGEIPKEIGKLKALQQLNLSHNSLTGHIQSSLGMLTNLESLDLSSNLLTGRIPVQLAHLTFLAVINLSHNQLEGPVPGGTQFSTFNASSFEGNLDLCGFPMPKECNSDEAPPLQPSDFHDGDDSKFFEEGFGWKAVVIGYGSGFVFGVTMGYVVFRTRKPAWFLKVVEDLWNLKARRTKKNARRNGARRN